The following is a genomic window from Candidatus Zixiibacteriota bacterium.
GAGACAGAAAGTGTTGGTCGGGTACTGCGCCGCCTGGGCCTCGAACTGCCGCACGAGATCCTTGGCCAGCACTTTCGGGAACCCGGCCACGTCGTAGATGTATTTCTCGGGGTAGAGCGCCATGAGGCCGCCCCCCACTTCTTCGAGCATGTCGATAGCCTTGGCCCGCATCATGCGCAGCCCGGCGTAGTACATCCCGTACATGGCCACCGGCCCGGCCCCGATAAACGACACATCGTAGATGTCGCGCGAGTCGTGTCTTGCTTCGTGTTCGCTCATATCCTCTTGCCGGCCTTGTCCCTTACTCCGCCGCCCGGATCGCCGCCTCCACTTCGTCCCAGGCGGCGTGCCCCCGCGCGGCGAAGACCACCCGTCCGTCCCGCCCGAGCGCATACACCGTCCGCCGCACGACCAGGAGAAAGGGCGTCTTGCAGCCGAACGCCCGCGTCACCCGCCAGTCGGCATCCGACAGGATCGGGAAGTGCAGTCCCAGCAGGAGCGCCCACTGGCGGTGTTCCGCGAGGGTCGCCGGATTGACCGCCAGGACCCGCGCTCCGTGCCTCTCGAAATCCGCCCGCCGGTCTTCCAGACCGGCCAATTGGTGGTTTCACCCGGGCGTGTTGTTCTTCGGGTAAAACACTATCACCGCAAACCGTCCGGCCAGGGCCTCGGTTCCCAGCCGGCCGCCACTCGAGGCGGGCAGGTCGAACGGCGGCGCGGCACCGCCCACCGGGATCAACGCGCTCTTCAGCGGTCCTCCCCCGCGCCCCGGTCGCCGGCCGCCGCGGCGCTCTCGTCTTCGCGCTTCAACTCCGCGAGACACCGAAAGAGCTTGCCGTTGTCGGGCAGTTCCGATGAAGGGACCACCTCGATGTAGCGGATGATGCCGCGCTTGTCGATCACGACTACCGCGCGCTCGGCGAAGCCCCGTTCGGAGAGCACGCCGTACTTTTCGGCCACGCCGCCGTGCGGCCAGAAATCGGACATCAGGGGAAACGACAGCCCGCCGAGGGAGCGCGCCCAGGCCAGGTGGCAGGGGCGGGAGTCCACCGAGATCGCCAGCAACTGCGCCTCGTACCGCGCGAACTCGTCGATCAACCCCTGGTACTCCGGGATCTGGGTCGCGCACACGGGCGTCCAGTCCCCCGGGTAGAAGGCCAGCACCACGATCCGCCGCCCCTCGTACCACGCCAGGTTGAGGTCGCCCTCGTTGTGGGTGGGCAGCGTGAAATCGGGGGCCTCGTCACCGACCTCCAGGGTTCTGGTCCGGGTCTTTACGCGCTCAGGCGCCGCCATCGTTCGCCGTCCTGCGGTCACTGAAATTCGCCGTAGTACTCGTCATCATCGTCCCCCTCGTCCTCCTCTCGGGCTTCATCAAGCTCATCTTCCGGTTCGTACCGTTCGGTGAACCGGCTGCCCGGGGCGCCGCAGACGGGGCACACGGGCGGCGGCTCATCGTCCTCGTGGATAAGCCCGCAGATGACACACTCCCACTGCATACGTTCCTCACCGTCACCGCCGCCTCACCCGGCGGCGTGGTCCCGGCGCCGCGCCGTCAGTGTTCCAGCGGCGACGTATCGTCGAGACCGAACCAGAAGTAGTTCCCGGAAATCGCGTCCTTTTCCGCCTGGAGCAGTTCGTAGTGCCGGTGCTCCTCCTCGGCCAGGCTGTCGAAAACCTCGCGAAATTCCGGATCGTCCACCAAGTCCCGCTCCGTCTGGTAGTACCGGGTCGCCGCCAGCTCCGCCTCGATGGCGAGATTGATGAATTCCATCTCGCTCTTGCGTTCCTCCAGCCGTCCCTTGCGGAACACCTGGGCCAGGGCGTTGATCCCCTTCGGCGGCAGGTCGCCGATCTCCGGTCCGATGTGCTTGTGGAAAATCTCCACGAGCGTGTGCTTGTGGCGCACCTCGTCGTCCCGGAGGTTCTTCAGTTTCCGCTTGGCGTCCGGGTTGGTCGCCCGCTCCATGAGGAGATCGTAGAACGTGTAGCCGTCCTCTTCTCCCTTGATCGCCTTCTTGAGCGTCTCGGCGATGTACTCTTTGGTCTTCGCCATATGGCCCCTTTCCGGGCCTCTCATGAGGCCCCGGGCGTTGCGTGAATATAATCAATGGCCTTGCGCAGGCGCTCGAGAACCGCCGAGCGACCCAGGAGCGCCATGATCTCGTACAGCCCCGGCCCGGCCGGCATCCCCGAAATCGCCAGCCGCGTCGGGTGTATGACGCTCGCCTTCTTCACCCCCGCCGCAGCGGCCGCCGCCTCCACCGCCCGCTCGCAGTTGTCGGCCGTCAGCTCCGCGAGCGGTTCGAGCTGGTCGGCTAGGCGGGCCAGCAGGTCGGCCGCCCCCCCGTGAAAATGCTTCGCCGCCGCCGCCGCGTCGTAGCGGTAGTCGAACGCGAAGAAGTACCCGCCGAGGGCCGCGAAATCGGTCACCCGCCGCACCCGGTCCTTGAGCAGCCCGACCACCTCGCAGAGATATTTCCAGCGCGTCTCGAGCCAATACTTGGTGGTGAGCCCGGCCTCGACCAGCAGCGGGGCCGCCATCGTGGCCAGGTCGTGATTGCTCCGGCGGAGGAGGTGTTCGCGGTTGAAGGCCTCGAGCTTTTCCTCGTCGAAGACGGCGTTCGAGGCGTTGAAGTAGGCCGGCGTGAACAGCGCGATCAGCTCCTCCCGGGTATAGATCTCGCGGTCGGTCTTGGGATTCCACCCGAGCAGGCACAGGTAGTTGAACATCGCCTCCGGCAGGATTCCCTCACGGCTGTACTGGTTGACGTCCTTGTCCCCCAGCCGCTTCGAGACTTTCTTCTTGTCCGGGCGGAGAATCAGCGGCAGGTGTCCGAACTGCGGAATCTCCCACCCCAGCGCCCGGTACACGTGGATTTGCTTGAAGGTGTTCGTGACGTGGTCGTTTCCCCGGATCACATGGGTGATCCCCATTTCGTGATCGTCGACCACCACCGCGAGATTGTAGGTGGCCGACCCATCCGAGCGCGCGATCACCATGTCCTCGATATCGTCGCTGTGCCGGCCAAGGTCGCCGAGCACGAGGTCGTGGAAACGCGTCTCCCCCTCCGGCACGAGAATGCGGATCGCGTAGGGCATGCCCGCCGCCACGCGCCGCGCGATCTCGTCCGGCGGCAGCCGCAGGCAGCGCCGGTCGTAGCGGAGCGGCTGCTTGCGCGCCTTGGCCTCCTCCCGTCCCCGCTCGAGTTCCGCGGGCGTGCAGAAACAGCGGTACCCGCGGCCCAGCTCGAGAATGCGCCGCGCGCAGGCGTTGTAGGTGTCGAGCCGCTGCGACTGGTACGTGATCGCCTCGTCCCATTGCAGTCCCAGCCAGCGCATGGCGTCGAGAATGGGCGCGATCAGATCCGCCTGCGACCGCGCCTGGTCGGTGTCCTCGATACGCACGAGGAACTTCCCGCCGGAGTGCCGAGCAAACAGCCAGTTGAAAATGGCCGTCCGGGCCGTCCCCACGTGGAGGTAGCCCGTCGGCGACGGGGCGATGCGTACGCGAATGGATCGATCGGTCATTTCCGGCATCTACGGCTGGGTCGGTTTCTCGGGTTCCTCGGGAGGTCCGCCCGGCGGGGGCGCCTCAGGGAGCGGCCGGTGCGGCGCCTGGGGCTCCGGGCGCGCCTCCGGAGGCGGCGGCGGGGGCGGCATCGGCGAGCCGGAGTAGGGTCCCGGCCGCCCGGTGGGCGGCGGATAGGCCGGATAGGGCGGCGCGGGTGCGGGATAGCGCGGGAACGGCGGCGGCGCTTGCGCCGCGCCGCTCGGATCCCCCCACTCCACCACCGTGTACGTGATTTCCAGCCCGCCCAGAATGCGGGCGGTGACATTGTACACGCCCGCGCCGATGGCGAAGGTGATGGTCCCGAACACCGCCCCGAAAATCGCGTACCCGATCGGCAGAATCACCAGGAGGAGTCCCACCGGCATGGCCGCGAACTCCGAGCCGCCGGCTCCCGCCGGCATCATCGTCGACATCACCGCCATGAGCGGGGCCATAAAGAGGGCCGCCACCAGGCCCATGATGAATCCCATGATCAGGTTCAGGAAAAAACCGATCTTGACCGCCGTCCAGACCGAGACCGCTTTCAGCTCCAGTTTCATCGCGTCCTCCCGGGTGTTCCCACCCTTCTCCGCCCCGGACGGCGGGTCGCCGCCGGGGGTGGTGCCAAGATACGCCGCCGGTGCGGAAATTCAAGCGATAATCCGGCCCTCAGCCCTCTTTCATGATGAACCGCGCATCCACCGCCTTGCACCGCGCGCGCTCCGGCGAGGCGATGAAGGGGTTGATGTCGACTTCGCTGAAGGCGTCGAAATCCTTCACCAGCTGCGACACCTTCAGCAGCGTGTCCTCGACCGTCGCCAGATCGACCGGCGGGGCCCCACGGTACCCTTTCAGGAGCGGGTAGGACTTCAGCGAGCGCATCATGTCGCGCACATCTGCGGTCGTGAGCGGGTTGATCCGGAAGGCGACGTCTTTCATGATTTCCACGTAGATCCCGCCCAGTCCGAACATGATGAGGGGCCCGAACGAGGGATCGGTGGTCATGCCCATAACCGTCTCGACCCCGCCCGCCACCATTTGCTGGAGGGCCACCGCGAACGTCTCGCCCGCGGCGCGCTCGGCCGCGACCCGTTTGCGGAGTTCGCGGAACGCGTCGCGCACCTCTCGTTCGGTGCGCAGGTCGAGCATCACGCCGCCGACCTCAGTCTTGTGGAGAATCGCCGGCGCCGCCACCTTCATCACCACCGGCAGCCCCATCCCTTTCGCAATCGCGGCCGCCTCTCGCTCGCTGCTGGCGAAGCGGTACTCGGCCGCCGGGATGCCGTAGGCGCACAAAATCTCGATCGCCTCCGCACCCACGATTGTCGTGCGGCTTTCCGTGCGCGCCCGCTCGATGACCGCCTGCACCCGGTCCGGGTCAACCTCGAAGGTCCGGACTTTCCCCCGGGGGGCATTCATGCGCCGGCGGTAGTGGCTCACCGTCGCCAGCGTCTTCGCGATCGCCTCGGGGTAGATGTAGACGGGGATGCCGTGGCTGCGGAGGTGTTCGATGCCGGCCGAATTGCGGCTGGCCCCCATGAAACAGGCGAGCACCGTCTTCTTCGTCCCGGCCACCGCCTCCTGGATGCTCCGCGCCACCTCGAGTTCGTCGATCGTCACCGGCGGGACGAAGATGGGGATGATGCTGTCGTAGCGCTTGTCGGTGATGATGGCGCCGAGCGTCCTGCGGAACTGCTCGGGACCGGCCCCGGCCACCATGTCCATCGGGTTGGCGAACGACGCGTCCTCGGAACTGAACTGCCGCAGCCGCTTCACCGTCTCGGGCGACAGCGGCGGCATCTCCATCCCGTTGTTGATCAGGGCGTCGGTGGCGAGAATCCCCGGGCCGCCGGCGTTGGTCACCACCGCCACCCGGTTCCCCTGCGGCACCGGCTGCATCGACAGCGCCTTCGCCACGTCGAACAGCTCCTCCACCGTGTCGACGCGCATCACGCCGGTCTGGTCGAAGAGCGCGTCCACACCCACGTCGAGCCCGGCCAGGGCGCCGGTGTGCGACGAGGCCGCCTTGGCGCCGAGCGTCGTCCGCCCCGATTTCACCGCCACGATCGGCTTCGTCCGCGACAACTCCCGGGCGATCAGCGTGAAGTGCCGCGGGTTGCCGAAATTCTCCAGGTACATGAGGATGATGTCCGTGTCCGGATCATCGCGGAAATACTCGAGGATGTCGTTCGAGGAGATGTCGGCCTTGTTGCCGATCGAGGCGACCAGCGAGAACCCGATCCCGAGCTCGCGGGCGTGGTTCATGATCGCCTCCCCCATCGCCCCCGACTGGGTGATGAAGCCGACCCGGCCCCGTTTCGGAAACACCTTCCCGAAAGTGGCGTTGAGATTCACCTCCGGGCTGGTGTTGACGATGCCGAAACAGTTCGGTCCGACCATGCGCATGCCGTAGTCCTGGACGACGCGCACGAGCTCCATTTCCCGTTTCTTCCCCTCCCGGCCGGTCTCGGAGAAACCGGCGGAGATGACGACCAGCCCTTTGACCCCTTTTTCGCCGCACTGGCGTGCGACCTCGGCGACGAATTCCTTGGGCACGATCACAATGGCGAGATCGACCGAGTCCGGCACGTCGAGAATGGTCGAGTAGGCCTTGATCGAGTGGATCACGGGCGCTTTCGGGTTGACCGGGAAGACCTTGCCGTTGAATTCGGCGACGAGGATGTTGTGGAGGGTTTCGCGGCCGATCGTGCCGGGCCGCGTGGAGGCCCCGATGACCGCCACCGATTTGGGCCGAAAGATCGCATCGAGCGCGCGTTTCATACCGCCTCATACTCTGACCGGCCGGGACGCGCTGCCGCGCCGCCGGCCGGTCTCGTCTGGTTTGTGTCCCGGCCGCCGTGGGGCCGCCGGAACGCCTCGCCGTCCTACTCGGTCCCGGTGCGGCCTTTCCCCTTCCCCTTCTGCTCCTGGAGCGTCGCCTGGGCGGCCGCCAGCCGCGCGATCGGCACCCGGAAGGGGGAGCAGGAGACATAGTTCATACCGACCTCGTTGCAGAAGTGGATGGAGGCCGGATCGCCGCCGTGCTCGCCGCAGATCCCGATTTTCAGATCGGGCTTGGTCCGGCGGCCGCGCTCGACCCCCAGGCGCACGAGCTGCCCGACGCCCTGCTGGTCGAGCGACACGAACGGATCCTTCGGCAGGATTCCGCTGTCGACATAGTGGCGCAGGAACCGTCCGGCGTCGTCGCGCGAGAACCCCATCGTCATCTGGGTGAGGTCGTTGGTGCCGAAGCTGAAGAAGTCGGCCTCGGCGGCGATCTGGTCGGCCGTCAGGGCCGCCCGCGGCACCTCGATCATCGTGCCCACGAGGTAGGTCAGGTCCTTGACCTTGTACTTGTTGACCACCTCGTTGGCCACCCGGAGCACGACCTCCTTCTGGTTGCGCAGCTCGTTGACGTGTCCCACCAGCGGGATCATGATCTCGGGCAGCACCGCTTTCTTCTGGCGCGCCAACTCGCACGCCGCCTCCATGATCGCCCGCACCTGCATCTCGGTGATTTCGGGGAACAGGATGCCGAGCCGGCAGCCGCGGAACCCGAGCATGGGGTTGGTCTCGGCGAGCTCGTTGATGCGCGCGATCACGCGCTCGAGCCGGGCCAGCTTCTCGTCGTACTCCTCGTCCTTCGGCTCGAGTTTGGCGATCTTCGCCTTGACCTCGTCGCGGTTGGGCAGGAACTCGTGCAGCGGCGGATCGAGCGTCCGCACGGTCACCGGTTTCCCCTGCATGGCGTCGAAGATTTCCTTGAAGTCCTTCTTCTGGAAGCGCACCAGTTTGTCCAGGGCCGCCTGGCGTTCCTCGGGGGTTTCGGCGAGGATCATCTCCTGCACGATGGGAATGCGGTCCTCGGCGAAGAACATGTGTTCGGTGCGGCACAGGCCGATACCCTCGGCGCCGAACTTGATCGCCTGCGCGGCGTCGCGCGGCGTGTCGGCGTTGGTCCGCACTTTCAGCCGGCGGATCTCATCGGCCCAGAGCATGAACTCGCTGAATTCGCCCGACAGCTCCGGCTCGATCGTCGGCACCTCGCCGAGGATCACCTCGCCCGTGGTCCCGTTGAGGGTGATGATCTCCCCCTCTTTGATCGCGAGTTTGCCCACCTGGAACTGCTTCTTGGCCGGGTTGACGCGGATCGCCTCGGCCCCGGAGACGCAGCACTTTCCCATGCCGCGGGCGACCACGGCCGCGTGCGAGGTCATGCCGCCGCGCGCCGTGAGGATACCGGCCGCGACATTCATGCCCTCGATATCGTCCGGGTTCGTCTCCTCGCGCACGAGGATCGCAGGCGTCTTCTCGCCGTGCCTGACCACGTCCTCGGCCGTGAAATACACCTTCCCCGAGGCCGCGCCCGGCGAGGCCGGCAGACCCTTCGCCAGCACCTCGTACGAGGCTCTCGGGTCAAGCCGCGGGTGGAGGAGCTGGTCGAGGCTGCTCGGCTCGACCCGCTCGAGCGCCTCCTCCTTGGTGATCAGCTTCTCTTTGACCATGTCCACCGCGATCTTGATCGCCGCCTGCACCGTCCGCTTGCCGTTGCGCGTCTGGAGCATATACAGCTTCCCCTCCTCGATCGTGAACTCGAAATCCTGCACGTCGCGGTAGTGCTTCTCCAGCCGGGTGGTGATTTCCACGAGATGCTTGTAGGCCTGCGGCATCTCCTCCTTGAGCTGGACGATCGGCTGGGGCGTGCGGATGCCGGCCACCACGTCCTCTCCCTGCGCGTTCACGAGATACTCGCCGTAGAACTCCTTCGTCCCGGTGGCGGGATTGCGCGTGAACCCCACCCCGGTCGCAGAGTTGTTCCCCATGTTCCCGAACACCATGGCCTGAATGTTCACGGCCGTGCCGAGATCCGACGGGATATCGTGCATCCGCCGGTAAGAGATCGCGCGCGGGTTGTTCCAGCTGCGGAACACGGCGTCGCGCGCCATGCGCAGTTGCTGCCACGGATCCTCGGGGAACTCCTCGCCGGATTTCCGCCGGCAGATGTGTTTGAACTTCTTGATAATGTCCCGCAGGTCCCCTTCCTGCAGCGATGAATCCTGCTTGATCCGGCGCTCTTTCTTCTTCTTGTCGATCACCTGCTCGAACTCGCTCTTGTCGATGCCCAGGACGACGTTGCCGAACATCGCGATGAACCGCCGGTAAACGTCGAGCGCGAACCGCTGGCTGCCCGTTTTTTTCGCCAGACCTTCGACTGTCTCGGCGTTGAGTCCGAGGTTGAGGACGGTATCCATCATCCCCGGCATGGAGAACTTCGCCCCCGAGCGCACCGAGACCAGGAGCGGATCGGCCGGGTTGCCGAATTCCTTGCCGACCGATTTTTCGATCATGCCGACGTGTTTCTCGAGGTCGGCGTCGATCGGGCCGGGCACCTGCAGGTTGTTATCGTAGTAGAGGTTGCACACCTCGGTGGTGATCGTGAACCCGGGCGGCACGGGCACTCCGGCCCGGCTCATCTCGGCCAGGTTTGCGCCTTTGCCCCCCAGCAAAGCCTTCATGTCGGCGCTGCCGTCCGCCTTGCCGTCCCCGAAGTAGTAGTAGAATTTCCCCTTCGCCACGGCCTCGGCGATTTTGGCCGACACGGCGACGTTCTTTCCGGCCGGTCTTTTGGCCGCCGGCGCCGGTTTGTGCGCCGTTTTTTTCAGACCGCCCGCATCTTTCGGCGGGGCGATCTTTTTCGGCGTTTTCTCGCTCGGAGTCGGCCGCGCCGTCTTCCGACCCGCATCCTTCTTGGAGGCTTGTTTGGCCGTCTGCTTCACCGTCTTCTTGGCCGCCTTCTTAGCTGGCATAGAATGTCCCTTTCGCCAACGAATCGCGTTGTGAAAATTTGTGCGAATCTATACAAAAATCTCCATCGGCGCAACACAAAAGGCGGCCGAAACTTAACGTGAGTTCCGGCCGCCTGAAACCTGTCGAGAGCGCCATCGCGGCGCTACATCGTGAAGAGACGTTCGCCCTTGATGATCTTGTCGAGAATGCGCGCCGCTTTCTCGGCGGGCGCATGCATGATGTCCGAGCTGTTGAAAGTCGTGCGCACCACCTCGCGCGGGCAGAGAGAATTGGCTTTCCCGCGACCGCCGCGCGCTTTCTTCTTGTGCTTCAGATTGTACTGGCGCTGATACTCCTTCGCCTTCTCCTTGTGCATCTGGTAGTACCGTCGCTGATACTCTCGGCGCGCCTCGGCCGTGGAAAGCTTTGTTCTGGTCTCCCCGTTCTCGGGAGCGGTAGTCGAATGCGCGACGGGATTGGCTACAGTCGTTATGCGAGGCCGAGCCACGTTCCTACCTCACTTTCCCTGTGTTGTAGTGGCTACCCTTTTCGTAACGGACGATGCGCTTCCGGGCTCCACTCCGGTCGCGCTTGGCTCCTCCACAGGGATGATAGGAAATCCTTACTGTATGTCAAGCATTTTTTTCCGAAGACGCGAAATATTTTTCGGTAATCTTCATTTACATAATGACTTGACAAATCCCGTTTTCTCTTCTTCTACAACCTCCTTTCCCGGCGCCTGTTACGCGTATTGTCGCGACCCGGCGGAAGCCCCTGTGCGACAGTACGCTAACTGCAGCGTCCGGAATTTTCAACATACACTGCCTGGTCATTGTCGCCTGCCTCAAACTCCGTCTGTCGGTCATGCGATGCGTTAAACAACCCCGAAAAGTTCCATGCAGACCAATAGCTTCAGCCCCAACAGTATAATTCCATAAACTCAAATCAACAAAAAACTATCGAAAAATTGCAACCCTCAAAGAAAAAAGAAATCCCGCCGGTTATAGACCCGGCGGGATTAATCGTCACCCGGTCGGTCCGCTCAAACCTGCGGCCCGGCGACCTGATTCCGGCTCTTCAAATACAGCCGTATCTCATTTACGATATAGGCCACCACGACCGCCACCAGCAGCCAACCCACCAGCTGGTACCAGGCCGAGTACCCCTCGATGGGTGTTTCCCCCGCGTTCCAGCCGACTTTGCGCCAACTGTCGACATCCTGCACGCGGTTAATGAACAGCGAAATACGCGCCATCACGGTGAATCCGAACGAGGCGCCGAACCCGATCATCAGAATCCAGATGCCGAAGGTCGCGACCCGCCCGAACACCCCGGTGTGGGCTTTCGAAAAGAAGAAGTAGGTCAGCCCCGCAATCGATCCGACTGCGATGATCACCTGCGACAGCCCGCTGAACGGATCCAGCACGTAGAACAGGTTGGAGCTGCCGATGAAGTCGCCCCAGGTGTCCCACTTGAAGTCGTACATGGTCGCCTGAAGCTGGCGGATCACCCGGTTTCCGAGATCGAGCGGAATGGAGACGCCGACCGCAATACCGATGTACATCGACATCGGCCAGCGCGACACCCACTGATAGTTCTTCGAGAAACGCGTCCACATCATCACGCCGAGGAGGGCCGGGATGATGCGGTACCATTGGGTGGAGTCGAGAAAAGCGAGGTACACGCTGCCGTCCGACAGCGGCTGGAACAGTTTCGGCACCAGCCCGTTGTGCCAGAGAATGATCACGAAGTACCCGGCCGAGACGCCCACGACGATGTGTTCAGCCACCTTGTAGAACGGGTTGTCCTTGTACAGGAAGCTGAAGGTCGCCAGCGTCAGAAACACGCCGCCGGTGAACCAGAGGAAAGTCCCGAAATCCATCTTACTGGCCTCCTTCCCGCTTCTGGCGACGGCGGCTGGCGAAGAACCCGACGTTGCCCATGACGATGAAGAGGATGATGACGATGTGGGCCCAGAGCTGTACTTTCATGCCGTCCATCGCCCGGCCCGGGTTGTCCGCCAGATACTCGTACTGGGCCGCCCCGAGCAGCCCGCCCATGATCCCGAGCACCTGGCCGGAACCGAGGTACGGGTAGTATTGGGCGGTCGACACGCCCGTCAGCCCCAGGGCGAGCGGGAACCCGAACCGTCCCTGCCCGTAGTTGATCCAGGCGTCGGTGATGTTTCCGCTGGACAGGTCCACGACCAGGTCGACCTGTCCGTAGTTGATCACCCCCTGCATCATGGGCAGCGAGTCCAGCGGCGTCCCGTAGTAGTCGGAGGGGAAAGGAATGCGGAAGTCCTGCCCCATGCCGAGGATCACCAGTCCGTAGTAGGGCTTGTAGCCGAGGAAGGCGTAGTCGATCCCGTTGACGATTTCGCGGGGCGGATAGACCACGCCGTTGTACTCCTTCTCCACTTTGAGCGAGTCGCTCACGTCGCGGATCAACTGGTCGGCCATCCCCGGGCCGTTCTGCGAGAGCGCGGTGAAGATGATCCTCTTCTTCTGGCGCCAGGCCTGCTCGATCATGGCGTAGGCCATGGGGTGCAGTTCGGCCAGGCTGTTCGGATCGTAGTCGATCGCGATGAAAATGATCGCGCCGGGCTTCAGCTGCTCGACAAAATCGAAAATGCTCCTCACTTCCGGCTCGACCAGAATCGGCACCGTGAACGGCATCGCGTAGGCGACCACGCACACGACGACGAGGAAGAGGAAGACCCAGCGCCGGTCCAGCTTCATCAGCTTCTCAAATATACTCATGGCGTCCTCCTCACCCTCTCCCCATGTAGCCGCGTTCGATGCCGAGCATGACTTTGATCGACGTCGAGACGATGCCCAGGCCGATCCCGATCAGGATCGCCCGCTGCGCGGCCTGGTTCGGCACATTCATGAGCCAGTTCGACAGCTTGGAGTAGAACCCGGTCTCCGCGGCGAACGGCAGGTAGGGGTTGAAACGCACCATGACGATGAGCGCGGCCAGCAGCAGCAGCGTCGCCATCAGGTTGCGCGCCCGGAACGCCCGGTAGGCCGCCGAGGCGATGAAGAACGCGAGCAGCGCGAACATCGTCGCCAAAATCGGCATCATCACGTAGTCGAAGAAGTGCCGGAACATCGGGTTGGTCAGTCCTTCCTGAGTGTAGAAGAAGAACCCCCAGTTCTTGTCCAGCGCCGGCAGCAGGAACTCGACCACGACCAGGACGAGGGCCACCAGGGCGTAGAGCTTCTTCCGGCCGGCGTCGCCCGTCGCCCCGATCTGGATCAGGGCCAACAGGAGCACCGTAAACAGAATGAGCCACAGCCAGTAGGTTCCCCACGACTGGGCACCCGCCTCTTTCCCGACGAACCCGAACGAGATCATCAGGAACAGGCCGATGAGCGTCAGGTAGTTGTACCCCCAGAAGGGGCGCTTGCTGCGGATCCGGTCCACCGACACGCGGAAGAGCGACCAGATTCCCAAAGCCAGCGCGAAAATGCCGATGATGTAAATCCAGTCGAGGAAGAACTCGTACAGCCACTCGAAAGACTCGTGGGGCACGAAATACTGGACCACCTGGAAGAGCGCGAACAGGAAGACCAGCA
Proteins encoded in this region:
- a CDS encoding redoxin domain-containing protein, with protein sequence MAAPERVKTRTRTLEVGDEAPDFTLPTHNEGDLNLAWYEGRRIVVLAFYPGDWTPVCATQIPEYQGLIDEFARYEAQLLAISVDSRPCHLAWARSLGGLSFPLMSDFWPHGGVAEKYGVLSERGFAERAVVVIDKRGIIRYIEVVPSSELPDNGKLFRCLAELKREDESAAAAGDRGAGEDR
- a CDS encoding acetate--CoA ligase family protein; translation: MKRALDAIFRPKSVAVIGASTRPGTIGRETLHNILVAEFNGKVFPVNPKAPVIHSIKAYSTILDVPDSVDLAIVIVPKEFVAEVARQCGEKGVKGLVVISAGFSETGREGKKREMELVRVVQDYGMRMVGPNCFGIVNTSPEVNLNATFGKVFPKRGRVGFITQSGAMGEAIMNHARELGIGFSLVASIGNKADISSNDILEYFRDDPDTDIILMYLENFGNPRHFTLIARELSRTKPIVAVKSGRTTLGAKAASSHTGALAGLDVGVDALFDQTGVMRVDTVEELFDVAKALSMQPVPQGNRVAVVTNAGGPGILATDALINNGMEMPPLSPETVKRLRQFSSEDASFANPMDMVAGAGPEQFRRTLGAIITDKRYDSIIPIFVPPVTIDELEVARSIQEAVAGTKKTVLACFMGASRNSAGIEHLRSHGIPVYIYPEAIAKTLATVSHYRRRMNAPRGKVRTFEVDPDRVQAVIERARTESRTTIVGAEAIEILCAYGIPAAEYRFASSEREAAAIAKGMGLPVVMKVAAPAILHKTEVGGVMLDLRTEREVRDAFRELRKRVAAERAAGETFAVALQQMVAGGVETVMGMTTDPSFGPLIMFGLGGIYVEIMKDVAFRINPLTTADVRDMMRSLKSYPLLKGYRGAPPVDLATVEDTLLKVSQLVKDFDAFSEVDINPFIASPERARCKAVDARFIMKEG
- a CDS encoding DUF3566 domain-containing protein; this translates as MKLELKAVSVWTAVKIGFFLNLIMGFIMGLVAALFMAPLMAVMSTMMPAGAGGSEFAAMPVGLLLVILPIGYAIFGAVFGTITFAIGAGVYNVTARILGGLEITYTVVEWGDPSGAAQAPPPFPRYPAPAPPYPAYPPPTGRPGPYSGSPMPPPPPPPEARPEPQAPHRPLPEAPPPGGPPEEPEKPTQP
- a CDS encoding redoxin domain-containing protein, producing MAGLEDRRADFERHGARVLAVNPATLAEHRQWALLLGLHFPILSDADWRVTRAFGCKTPFLLVVRRTVYALGRDGRVVFAARGHAAWDEVEAAIRAAE
- a CDS encoding ferritin family protein, which gives rise to MAKTKEYIAETLKKAIKGEEDGYTFYDLLMERATNPDAKRKLKNLRDDEVRHKHTLVEIFHKHIGPEIGDLPPKGINALAQVFRKGRLEERKSEMEFINLAIEAELAATRYYQTERDLVDDPEFREVFDSLAEEEHRHYELLQAEKDAISGNYFWFGLDDTSPLEH
- a CDS encoding glutamate--tRNA ligase; the encoded protein is MTDRSIRVRIAPSPTGYLHVGTARTAIFNWLFARHSGGKFLVRIEDTDQARSQADLIAPILDAMRWLGLQWDEAITYQSQRLDTYNACARRILELGRGYRCFCTPAELERGREEAKARKQPLRYDRRCLRLPPDEIARRVAAGMPYAIRILVPEGETRFHDLVLGDLGRHSDDIEDMVIARSDGSATYNLAVVVDDHEMGITHVIRGNDHVTNTFKQIHVYRALGWEIPQFGHLPLILRPDKKKVSKRLGDKDVNQYSREGILPEAMFNYLCLLGWNPKTDREIYTREELIALFTPAYFNASNAVFDEEKLEAFNREHLLRRSNHDLATMAAPLLVEAGLTTKYWLETRWKYLCEVVGLLKDRVRRVTDFAALGGYFFAFDYRYDAAAAAKHFHGGAADLLARLADQLEPLAELTADNCERAVEAAAAAAGVKKASVIHPTRLAISGMPAGPGLYEIMALLGRSAVLERLRKAIDYIHATPGAS